TCCCGGCAGTTAAAGTGTTTCATTGTACTACTTTACTCCTCCCTCCGTTTTAAAACATAATAATGTGTATTAGTTCTTTCAAAAGTCAAAGGCTCCTATGCTTTGGCCCCAAAGATCTTAATCAATTTCCAGGCGTTTCAAAATCTTACTACTACTGCTCATTAAAATGTTTTTACTCATTTATTATTGTTCATTAAAAAATTTATATTGTATATATTCTATAGTAGCAAAAAGGTTTCATTGTACTGTATATTCCAAGTGAGCTGTAAAGATCTCACACGAAAACGTACCGATTCACCATTGAAGAGCAAGATACAGTGATATACACGTATATATATGCTGCATTTATTAGGTATATGTTTTTCTCCTTGGAATATATTTGTGCAGGGACTAGACTTCGTAATAGCGGAAGCAAAGAAACGAGGGATCTACTTGATCTTGAGCTTGGTGAACAACATGGACGGCTTTGGCGGGAAGAAGCAGTACATGCAGTGGGCCCGAGACCGGGGCCACTACCTTGGGtccgacgacgacttcttctccGACGCCCTCACCCAGCAGTTCTACAAGAACCACATCAAGGTCCCTCCCTGCTCGTATTTAAGCTCTTATATGAACGTGTTGCTGCACTGTATAGTTCTTCTTTTTACAGAATATGCACCGTATATACGTCATATCATTGTGGTTATATGTGTTTGTGGAACAGAGGATGATCACGAGAGTAAACACCTTCACGAGGGTGGCGTACAAGGACGAGCCGACCATCTTCGCGTGGGAGCTGATGAACGAGCCTCGCGCCCCGAGTGACCTCTCCGGAAAGACGATGGAGGTCGGTGattcacacaaaacaaaacaagaaaCATCTATGACCTCAGTTCACTTCCTATATATCACACCTGTTTATTTTGGCCATTTAAGCAGTTCACCAATTTGATTTGATGGATTTGCAATTTTGCATGCAGCGCTGGGTGGCGTCGATGTCCGCGTACGTCAAGTCCGTCGACCCCAAGCACATGGTGGAGATCGGCATGGAAGGTTTCTACGGCGAGTCCACGCCGAAGCGCAAGCGGTTCAACCCGGGGAAGGGCTACACCGGCGGCACCGACTTCGTCTCCAACAACCGCATCCCCACCGTCGACTTCGCCACCATCCACATCTACCCCGACCAATGGTAAGCAAAACACACGGGAGTACATCTTCTCCTGGCCCGAACCATCGATGGATTTATTTAACGTGTCACTCGCGCGCGCGTGTGTGGCAGGTTGCCGGGGTCGAGCAGCCAGGCGCAGGTGGAGTTCACCAAGAGGTGGATGGCGTCCCACATCGAGGACGCGGGGAAGGCGCTGCGGAAGGCGCTGCTGGTGGCGGAGTTCGGCTGGTCCGCGCGCTCCGGCGGCTACAcggtggcggcgcgggacggctacTTCCGCATGGTGTACGACGCCATCTACGCTTCCGTGAAGGGGGGCGGGGCGTGCGCAGGGGGGCTCTTCTGGCATGTCATGGCGCCCGGGATGGAGAGCTGGACGGACGGCTATGACGTCGTGTTCGAGCGCAGCCCCACCACCGCCGCGGTCGTCTCGCAGGAGTGCGCCAAGATCCACAGATTCACGCCCGCTGTCTAGCTTTTTTTGTGATAgtggcacatgcatgtgtgtgGAGGAATCGAGGACTTACGAGCCCATCGGATTGGAATTATTTACATCAGGTTGCTAACGAATAGAAGAGCGCTAGGAGTCAGGAATACTCAAGTCACGATTTTCAGTCGGTCAGATTATCTATGAAATTCTGGTTGCCCGCTAGTGCAAATTGGTCCTATTAAGCCTTCTTATAGCACATTATATCCTCAAATTGTGTGCGATGAAGGTATCAcacatgatactccctccgttcatgaAAACTTGTCCGGCGCACAGTGTATTGGCTTTTGTCCAGAAAAACCTCAAAATTTTAAATCCGTCACGATTCAGCCCatccccttccttcctcctcccccgtcGCCCGCACCTCGCAGGCACCATCGACTCGTCACCCCTTAATAGCGATTAGGtaccacgtactccctccgttccgtattactcgtcgctgatttagtacaactttgtactaaatcagtgacgagtaatatggaacggaggaagtataattttCCTCGTAAGCACATAATTCTTGGTtgtctcgccccccccccccccccctctattgaTCCATCGGGCCATCACACAACGAGAGGCCTAGAGCCCATGTACATGGCCAGCGGCCCTAAtacaggaaaaaataaaaataaaaacagccCTCGTGGAAGACAAGGAGTCTGGAAGCAATACGCACGACCACCAGCGAGCCCACGATGTACGCACGAAGCACGATCATTTCGTTTCCACAATGTGCTCGTTCGTCATTCCTCGGTTCCTGCGATCGAAAAAACTTCCTTGTCGCCGCTGCCCGCCCAGTAGATCTAGATCGTCCACCTCTCCATCGAATCTCTCCATCCGCCGAGGAGGGAAGACCTCCGTCCGACTGTCCCCGATGGCATGACTCCCCGTCGTGCCGATCCGTAGACCGTAGGCGCAATCCGGCCGGCCGCACACACACGGATGGGTGACCAGACGATCAACAAAAGGTTAGCTTATTTTCAGTACTAGATCATtaatggcgcgcgttgccgcgcccatcTATTAGTACAATTAAATGATAGGAAGTTCTGTACATGtgggcacataaatatattatactTTTAGTGTTTTAGATAATATTATATTTGTTGTACAAACATAACCTTATTAGTCAATAATCAATGAAAAACTCATAAATACTTTGGTAAAAAGGTAAGGTTCACATGTACAAATTGGATTTGtatgacaacatacacatcaatgtATTTAGTAAATAAAACCAATCCATATTGCAAGGCATATGATAAGCCGCGGCAAAAA
Above is a window of Triticum aestivum cultivar Chinese Spring chromosome 6B, IWGSC CS RefSeq v2.1, whole genome shotgun sequence DNA encoding:
- the LOC123134668 gene encoding putative mannan endo-1,4-beta-mannosidase 9; amino-acid sequence: MATSSPQLVMLVSCLAALALAAGAGEADGRPKSRGFVTARGSRFMAGGRPFYADGFNAYWLMYMASNPADRSKALDVLDQASRLGATVVRTWAFSDGQGSDRPLQITPGVYNEQVFVGLDFVIAEAKKRGIYLILSLVNNMDGFGGKKQYMQWARDRGHYLGSDDDFFSDALTQQFYKNHIKNMHRIYVISLWLYVFVEQRMITRVNTFTRVAYKDEPTIFAWELMNEPRAPSDLSGKTMERWVASMSAYVKSVDPKHMVEIGMEGFYGESTPKRKRFNPGKGYTGGTDFVSNNRIPTVDFATIHIYPDQWLPGSSSQAQVEFTKRWMASHIEDAGKALRKALLVAEFGWSARSGGYTVAARDGYFRMVYDAIYASVKGGGACAGGLFWHVMAPGMESWTDGYDVVFERSPTTAAVVSQECAKIHRFTPAV